AAGTCTTCAActtcagccaatgtacaagctcACGATGTTCCTTTAATGGAGTGTACCAGCCTCCTGTAGTAGGGACCTTTGGGGTGAGAAATATCTGCTGGCTACTTTCATCTTTCTAAAAGCTCATGGTTGATTTAGTTGTATGCAGTGCATGGTcacaagaaaaaaatattaaaagctAGAAGGTATTATAAATTATATCCaatcaaatacatttactcTATTAGATTATGCTCCATTTACAATAATCATCAATGTGTTTAGTTGGTTCCTGATCATTTTGGTATTACAAAATAGTACTGTTATTCATTTCATATCCTCCTCTTTGTTTCTGTGCTGCTCATAGGCCTTCTCTGCGTACTACTTTGTGATGAACTTCCTAAACCTAACTGGCCAGTCCCTGGAAGATACCAAGAGGAACTTAGCAGATTACTGCAAGACCCCATGGAACGAAGTATGTTGACTTCATGTCAAGCTATAGGCAATATCCATCCAGAAATCGCAGCACAATGAAATAATACCTCTCCTGATTTTTCAGATTAAGCAGAGATACGGTGAACGAGTAAAGGAGAAGTACCTTTCAGAGTACTGCTTCTCTGGGACTTACATTTTGACCTTGCTAGAAAATGGCTACAACTTCACAGATGACACCTGGAGAGATATCACCTTCATTGATAAGGTCCCCAGCTTTCTCGCACTCATCTTTGTCTCCCATAAGAGTTAAAGTTCTATCTGTGCTCTGTGAAAAATGGGCACCTGGGCACCGCACCCTAACAATACATGATGATCTGCATCATAAAGAGTAGTACAGTTAATAAGTGCCTTACAATCATTTTAGAACATGCTTAACACATTTATTCAAAATGTTCATTTTCATTTACAAGTTGTTCAAAAGTATTAATCAGCCAATGACTGTGAATGGTTGTAAATGAATCATATGGGTTTGTTGCATAGATCCATTCAGCTGGCAGTGTTCTttgcagtgtatgtgtatatctcTGGGGCATTCTGTGTaactccagtgtttcccatacattgacttatttgtggcggcccaccacaatatcaactttgaccaccacacaatgagtttccaggttgtactaaattgtgcttaaatctggttagcatcataaacaCACTGTGCTgattgttaaaaactgttgtattcaaggTAATTCTGCAaagcaaccaccacaaatggaattcaattctgtgggaaacactgaactcTCTTGTGTTGTCTCCTCACAGATCGAAGGCAGTAGTGCAGGCTGGACTCTGGGTTACATGCTCAACTTGACCAACATGATTCCCGCCGAGGCCCCAGACACTCCACTCATGACTCACGGGGGCTTCATCACCCTCATACTCTTCCTCAGCatcttcctcctcgtcctcttgTTCCTCGGCCACAGATTTCTTGGTCGGCCTTCTTGTTCATCTCCGAAGGATATTGTCTAGGCCTGTGTCAAGGCTGAGGTTACAGGACAGACTGCCCTGGGGAAGGGATTTTAATGTGACCACCAAGGGACTAGCAGGAATCTGATGAAGGCAGCATCCTGTTGGATAAGGACCACCTCTTATGGAGCTCAACTTAGCTAGTAGCAGACAGTAACTAGGGCCACAGGAGTTCAGAAGCACAGGAGACAGGTTAAGAGTGAAGGTGTTGATGTTAGTCTTTCACTGTCTTCAGAAACTTTTCCTGCCCAAACCAAACAAACTCAGGAGATTGTTGGATGTTTAAGAGaaattgttttattttggtAATAGCAGTTCGGCTATAAATACtgtataaatattttttaaagggTTTTCTTATAGCactgtgtgcgtttatgtgtcCAACATGTAAATGATGAGCATGATGCATCATCATTTTGAGCTGTGTAAATAATTGacaattttattattttattatttttaacagACCCCAAGAAAACCAGTGGCATTCAAAAAAGTTAATGATGACATGATCTACTCAAATATTCTACAGGCATTTCAAACTAGGTTTTATCTCTTATCACAAGATGAACTTTAAATGCCTTGAAGTGGACACTCCAATAAAATCCCTTCATGGGATTTAAACATCTACTGTATTTTTATGCAACTATTGGAATATTATTCCATGTAGAAACTACAGCTCAGTTATCAAgcttaacaaaaacaaaattgaaCCATTACCTGTACTcacaacagcattctattgctGTCACCGTAATATTGTAGTATTGTAATTATCATTCCACATTTTTCCTAACTGGTatgatataagtataagtataagtatatatacttttttgatcccgtgagggaaatttggtctctgcatttaacccaatcggtgaattagcaTATGCAACATATGCAAATAGTAATCCTTTCTACAAAGAATTGTACTTATTTCTCATTGTTCAGATCAGGCTTAACTAGGTTATGAGTATCATCACCTTGCCTGTCAAGTGCTATGGTTTAGGTCAAGTGTGCAAAATGTCCATAGTAGCTAGCCATATTATCTGTCCAAAATGTATTTAGATCAAGAACAAATGGGTctgaaaaatgaaaatattgagTTTTGAGTCTTCACTCTCAATGCCATGCATGGTATGGTTATGTTggtgtagaggaggcttacaaTTTCATCCCCACGGAGCAGTGACAGTAACATGTTTTTTAtgcccttaaaggtgtaggtttttgaacattctaagttccgcaacaattgaaggttctaaaattctatgttgaattcaatgaacccagatattctttagaatgttaatttcccaacattcccgtcacaccggtgtgacggtactcctttaagggttaaaatgAACATGTTATTGCCTCCCCTTTCCGCAAGGACTGCAATGGCTAACACTGGGATTTATGATGTTTTCTTTGAAATTACCATTCATGGACTTGTGTTGTTATGCATAGCAAAGTGAATGTGTTACTGGGAGGAGAGCTCTTTATCCCCCCTGACACCACAGGGGGGCACTTCCTATAAACTCTCTCTTTACCTCACAAGGACACAGGATGAAGAAGCCTGCAGAGGTGCCTTTTTAAGtcattctcttctctgtgtgttgcCCTTAAAAGTGAGAGCATCATTCCTGTTTTTCTTAGCTGAATGTGAATGAATCTGAATGAATGAAACCTTTACTGTTATATACCAGTTTCTCATGTGTACCAAGTGTGAAGCAGTGAGCAGAAAGGCCATGCTTACATGGAAAGGTTTCCCTTTTGAAGCTTAAAAGCGTCTAATATTTGTTAACATCAGTAATGTGAGTAATTGTCATTCCTGCCCTTGCCTGCATACATGGATGTTCTTGCACAAAACTGACCTGTCATCAGTTTGTGATATCCAATGTATGATTATCTTGCCATGTACAGAGTTGTATACTGTGGTTCCCCACCAAGGGCCATtcacttttttaaattgtcagtCTCTTTTGTATATTGAATATAAAAGCTGTGGATTTATATATTaatcaaaaaaaaacttttctgtGGTATAGACATGAGTTGTCTTGGTTGTTTTCATCAGGCAAAGATCATCTCGGCACACCAACATCTTGAAAGTCCACTCTATGTCCAGAGTCCAGAGCTACTTCATAGACTATTTATTTAGTCTGTCCATATAGCTGTAAACCATGATACTGTAGATGATTCTGTACACTAATACACATACTGTGATTCCTTACAAAGGTTTACAACCATAGCTGTAATTCCATGGGAATATTATACTCTGCGATGCCTTTTAAATCTGAGGCATTTAACCTCTGAGCAAGGTGGTCAAGAGAGACACTCCATAGACGACACAGACATTCAACAGACTATATGTGTGCTTTCAAAGCTGCAGGCAGTACTTTAGAGGGATAGTCCATTAAAAATGTTTGTACACTGGTTGCCAGCACAAACAAATGCAGCCAAGCTTTAAACATTTTCAAATTCATTGTGGTTATATGTATGAGATTATAAACATGTTATCATACCAACAGATGTAACAAACATAAGCATTCAAACAAACAGTCAGCAGGAATAGTCCAAGGTCACACCCATTGCCCACTCAGCTTCAGTGGATAAAAGGCAAACTTGAAGCTATTTACATGGCAGTCCTACCACCCTGCAGTGAGCTAACATTTCTGCCTCCCTACAGTGTTTCTCTTGCTAACCTTATTATGGCAGTCCAGCAGCTGTTTTGTCCAGTAATCTGTCCCATCTTACTCCCGTGTTGTGAGAAATCCCCTTCTTCATGTTTGTCAGGCATGGCCCTATATGGCTTTAACAAACGGCTAGTCTCGGTGAGAGTTCAGTCAGTGTCCAGATGCCGGTTTGGAGGGACAGCTCTTCAGCACATGTgtagtctctgtgcatgtgtctgtggcgCCCCCTGGGGGCTGCTGGTAGTGGTGCAGTGCGGAGCAGAGCTGCAGCAGACTCTGGTCCCAGTCctcaggcagcagcagcagtaggaaGCCCACGCCAATAACGCTGAGGGCGATCACACGCACGCTGTTGAACTGCACCTCACTTGCACAGCGATCTATAACTGAGATGCCGTGAAATGCTCCGTTAGACACAACAGAGAGGAGGTTACAGTAATACATAATGGTGTAGAAGTGGACTTGTGTAAGATGATCTATTAATCTGTAATTAGCTTTTATCAAactcattcacccattggtttatTACATGCAAAAAGATCATTACCGTACATGAAAATTAGTATTACTGCTGGGTAATTTTGTATTTTCACCAAGCAACTTAGTTTCAgctcacaaaaaaacaaacattttactGAAATCAACTCACCAGCATTTACTGGTACACTGAGCACAACCCCCAGAGAGATCAGAGTTGGAAGTGTTATCAACACGCCAAAGTTCATCAGGAAGTTGAAGACTTCAAAAACAAGACAAATGGAATACAGAGATGATTAGGTTTGGATGAAACTCAATTTTCCTCTCGGTATAAACTAATGTTCCTGCTAATGTTCCTGCACCAGGAGGGAAAAGTCACTACCTCAGGAAACTGATAAAAAGTGGCCCTGTAATACTGTGGTGATTATAGTAATCAGAATGTGCCTAAGAGAAGGTGCTTTTTGAGCAAACCATTACAAAGACATTTGGCAGAGGTCTGTATCTCAATAGATACTCATCCAAAGTTGATTTTGCACTCTTGCATAGTTCCATGCGGTACAGTTTGAATCAGTTTAAGACTAATTTGTAACATTACTCTAATGTTACATATTGTCAGTTGTTGGGTAATGAAGTCATCCACTGAGTGATACATATTATTCTGTCTACTCAACAGCTTTATTATTACGATAGATTTGATGATTTTTCATGATCTGAATGTCTACAATTTTAGATGGCTCTCAACCTTTAAGAAACAACATTTGCCTGTGTCTACTGCAGTGTATCTATTaaagctgtatgtgtgtgtgtgtgtgtgtgtgtgtgtgtgtgtgtgtgtgtgtgtgtgtctgtgtgtgtgtgtgtatgtgtgtgtgtgtttatgtgtgtttgtgtgtgtttgtgtgtgtctgtgtgtgtgtgtgtgtgtgtgtgtgtgtgtgtgtgtgtgtgcgtttgtgtgtgtgtgtgtgtgtgtgtgggtgtgtgtgtgtgtgtgtgtgtgtgtgtgtgtgtgtgttttgaagatCACCCACCTAGTAGCAGAGCGGCAGCCCCACAGAGACAGGCCCAGGGCACGTCCCCCAGAGAGCCTAGTTCCTCCGCACCagtcagcagcaggaggagggggaCCACACCAACAAACACCAGGTTGGCCCCACCCAGGACACTCAGGTACAGAGCCGCTTCTCCCAGCTTAGCACTGCCCAGGAAGAGTCTAAACAGAACCTACAGAGAGACAggtggaggatggagagagagagagagagagcaagagagagaaaaagagagacagtgagagagagagagagagagagagagagatgcagcaaTGAGCAGACTTACAAAATTCAAAGAGAGACAAAGGAGGGACATATGGCAGGCAATGTGAAATATGAAAGCATTCTTAAGAATACAGATATTCTATATATGTtgtatatgcagtgtgtgtacatgtgaacgGGGTGGTTGAGTGAAACATTGTTGAAATGACTATCACATTCACCTTGTACAATGCAGCCATGGAGGCAGAGGCTACTACCAGTGAGATGCCAAACACAGAGTAGCTATGGAAACCATCTGCATATGTCATCATCACTATGCCAGCAATGGATAAAATGGCGGCAACAATCTGTGGATGGACAGACACAAAGGCACTTCCAACTGAAAAGTGTAATACACACTCCATTGGAAAAACAAAGAATAACAGACATTGCTCTTCAGCATGGATCCAAAGAAACAACCCAAACTGTAATAACAGACAACTACAACTCCTAGTTGCAACTACAACAACTTAGTCCCCCTAAGAAGTGATCCCCATCACACAGACATGAGCGTCCTCTCACCCGAACACCCATAAAGCGCTGTTGCAACACGACCCAGGACAGCAGGAAAACAAAGGCTCTGGAGCAGCAAAAGAGGGCAGAGGCGTCAGTGGGTGGAATCATCCGCAGTCCTTGCAGGTACAGGTAGCAGGTGAGAGTCCACAACAGCCCAAACGGAACCACACGACCCACCAGAACTCGCTTGGTCAGCCCCTCATCACCAAGGAAACGACAGCACTCCCTACAAAGGTCAGGAGCATGCACAGAattcatgttgttgtttttttgtaatgtACTGTATCATTAATAACACTAAGCTATGTTAATATAAGCCAGATTGAGAAATgagactgacacacagacacagacacagacacacacacacacacacacgcacacacacacacacacacacacacacacacacacacacacacacacacacacacacattttatttgaGCACACCTCAAACTGTGATAAAGTGCTGATGTGCCTGTGAAACTCCTGAGCAAAAGGACAGGGTCAGAGAAGGCAAGGGCAGCTTCTTCAGCTCTCTCCCAATAAACCCCCAGAAGGGCATTATCTATGCAAGTCAATACCAGGGTTTCACAGAgactcacagagacacagagtccAACAGCTTCCAACTTACACTGAGGCCATATCATGAATCCAAATAAGGTTTCAGTATTGCTTAATCAGGAATAAACTGAAATGATTTTTTAAGAAactatttcatttcattttattatttttatgatGAGAGAATGGAATAATGGTTAATGTTATTTAAGATTTAGATGTTGAATAGAAGAAATTATGGAAGCTGGTAGCTGATCAGGTGGAAAGAAATGTCCCATGCAGTCTGTGAAAGATAAATTAAATGTGCAACCCCTAATCCTTACCGTCTGTGCTCCTGAAGCAGCATTGTTGATTGGCTAAATGGCTTGGTTTGTTTGGTTGGTTTCCAAATGTACAAAACCAGGTTGGTGCAGAAACACACTGAGTTTACTCAGGATGGGCAAATAGAGGAATGTGAGGAGAAGTTTGCTACATGTGATCAAAAGTGTAATCAATAGTCTGTGCATGAAGAACTGTACTTAAACTCCATGTGTCAAAATCTAGCTTTCAGGCGCTGCATACACCATGTTGTAACTACTGCATCATTAAAGGTGTGATCCGTTGCTTCAGGGTCACAGAAGAAAGGGGAATATCTTGTATTGGCTGGCTGTTCAGCTCAAATATTAACCACCTTTCGTTATCGTAAGACCCTTCAGCAAAGTTACTAGTGGGCTCTGGTAAGAAGAGACTCCACTCAAATCTGATATTAGATGTCCATCAGGAAGATTTTTGACAAAGCAGAGTGCATCAAAAAGTATCCCACTGGTGAAACACAAAAATAATGTTTAGTCAAGAATGGAAGACTCTGTACCTGAACCTCTGTCGAGGACTCTGCCTCTCCGCACTGCAGCACAAGTAGCCAAGGTAGTACagggggaagaggaggcagTTCCAGGAGGTGGAGAACCAGGTGATGGTCAGGGGGGCATTCAAACGCCTGAGGGTCACCTTGGCAAGTTGGGTGGAGCCGCACCATGACCAGCACACGCACATTGTCACGGCAACGCCCCACAGAGCCTGTTGCAGGTGCACCATGACGATTTGCGTATAGCAACGCAGCTTCCTGCTCCTGCTTGCCTTGGACACGTCGGCCTGGGACCCACTGCTTGTCATGGAAAACTCATCAGGCTTGGACAGAGGGGCTTTGTCGTTGGAAGCTTCCTCACCTGCAGAGGGGAGAGCGAtcttcacattttcatttttatggaGTCAACATTCTGGAGAATGTACCGGTAGATGAGAATACCATTCTTAAGTGCACGAAACAGAACAGCCACagataatgttactgctactacactgtacatatctgtacatgttgttcatacattgttcatactaCATAGCCATATcaattctgctcttataaggttactgctaatacactgaatatttatatttaatgtaaatgtaaatcaggtttctaggccaagtatacttgtgtatacaaggaatttggtctctgcatttattagtgaacacacaaagcacacagtgaacacacagtgaggtgaagcacacaccaacCCGGAGCAgagagctgccttgctacagcggcacttggggagcagtgaggggttaggtgccttgctcaagggcacttcagccatggatgtgggcatagtagagcagtgctcaaccacttcccccacatttttcctactggttggggatcgaaccggcaaaccTTTGGTTATAAGCTCAAAGCCCTaacccagtgtttctcaaactttttttctggggacccactttttaaaaatgacggactatcgcgacccaactcatGACaaactaaccagtaggccatggctgccccctttatttaatttatattagtGTAAACCATACCACCTTCTTAACaatatactactgtctacactgcactatatatcttctactgtctatgcaccacctgcctatactttgtatatcacgttttctgcttttttctggttagacgcaaactgcattttgttgtctttgtacttgtactctgcacaatgaaaATAGAGTTGAATCTAATCCAATCTAATCTAGTGTAAACAGAGTGCCGTGCTGTGCCGACATGGTATCCCTATCTAGCTGCTGATCTGATGCTGTATAAGATGTTCTGACAACTGATCAGAACACCGTACACAGCTGCTTAACCTCAGGACTATTGCACTATTTTATGCTCTAGGTCACACGCGGTCCTGccatcagagagagggagagaagagggagggagagagggagagagagagggagagataaatgAAACGTGATATAGAAGGATGTGTGGTGACTGTTCAGGACTGTCTCCTtgtttatgtgttgtctgtacaTCAATAGAATGGTTGACTGACCTAACTGACTGCCAACAAATCATATACAGTAATTAAGAAAATAGCCCATAACATGAAGGCATTGGGGCGAAATATTGTatagaaaacacacacgcaatttCTTTCAACCAATTACTTGAAGAAAGATTATCTTGAGGGAAGAAATGGATATAAATTTGTCCCATTAAActtaaatgagagagagagagagagagagagagagagagagagagagagagagaagtgtctctctgagtgtctgtgtgtgtatgtgtgtgtgtgtgtgtgtgtgtgtgtgtgtgtgtgtgtgtgtctgagaaagcgagagagagatccgagtgtgtgtgtgtgtgtgtgtgtgtgtgtgtgtgtgtgtgtctgagaaagcgagagagagagatccgagtgtgtgtgtgtgtgtgtgtgtgtgtctgagaaagcgagagagagagatccgaGCTCTGGATGACAAGGAGGCAGACAGACTGTCCCCATGCGCAGACCAAACGATGTTTGTTATCCCAAGAACGCCAGAAGTAGGCAGTGAGTGATGTAAGGCTGAGCCCAGCATAGCTGAACCTGCCCCTGAAGTTTATCAAGCGAGAAGGGAAGTCACTACAGAAAGCAGCCCTCAACACAGCTACTGACACTGAGCCTGCCCATGCTGAGCGCTGCACAAATATTAACACTGGAACGGATAAGAAATATCAACACTTCTTATAGATAAGTGCATATACAAAACACTGCAATGAAGTAATCACAAAAATAAAGTAGTCTGTCCCTCAGATATACTTCACTTACTGCAGTCCTCCCTGGTGTATTAAAATTCAGTCTATTCATGAAGAAAATGGCAAAAGGGTGTGACTAGATTATCTCCCTGCTCACTCACGGGATGAAATATGCTCATGAGCGTGCACACAAATGAGCAAGTAGTGAGAGACGGGATTAGGCCAGACCTGTGACTCTGCAGAAATATTTTTGGCACACTTTTTAATCAACTATGAATGCCACCTCAGACACTACCATCTCAGCGACTGCAAGCAGTATCCACTAACGACAACACCCCTACTTTCAAAACCTTGAGCTCAGACTGATGTGTGGAGTATGGCTGAAAGCATCACAGTCATGTAGCAGTCAATCATATTTGAAGTGTAGTCTACCGAATATTCATATTCTACAGTTATTGAACTAATGAACAGTCCCTCTACTAGTCTTTAACTAAACTGTTTGTCCTTCCTGAGGTAATGGGTGAAATGTCGGCGACACCAGTCTAACTGTGCGCCCGCATGCAAGGCAAAAATTGATGCTGTGGGTGAAGTGGCAGGCGTAGATCGATGCGCGAGCAGGTGGATGTGCGCGGCAATCTTGGCCGTGGCATCCATCATCATCAGAGTCGACTGGGGTACACCGACGTGTTAGGTAATAAATTGCTGGCAAAACAATAACAGGTTACTTTGCAGTTGCCACAGAATTTTATATTAAGTATTGACGTTTAATATTAAGATACCCAGGCAAGGTAGACCAACCAGGAAAAAGAAATGCATAGGCTACTCTGTAGAGTTATCCATGTATCTTCTATCAGAGACCTGTTATTTTGAtcaatgagtaggctagcctactactcTTACCACTGCAGCCATAGTAGCCAGCAATTCTAAGTATTCGCTCTTCGATTGACGTATTGTTGATTGTCTCCACGGAGCGGGACGACTTCAACTCTTCTTTAGTATCGTCATCGACGACAACAACGAGGGCCTTCAGCTGCTGTAGTTGTGGGCTAATATCAGACAGGCGCCTTGGGCTCAAGTCTGGAGCAGTTCTCATACCTCTGCAAAACAAGGAATTATATGAGTTGCACAGCATATTGATAAGCACAGACCAGAGCAAAGCAGTCAGATGAAAGTGCCAAATTAACGTTATGCTTTcttcatgttttgttcccaAGCAAGTGTCTtggggatgaggaagagagtTGTGTTGTGCAGGTCTTGtcactgtaggcctattggaTTGGAATTTGGCATTGTGTTTATGGTGTCCTGTATGTtaattaggcctaggcctatttaactGCTTATAGCATATTTTTTCCTACCTGATAATGCACCTTACCAAGTAAGTGCCATGGAAATTCATTGTGTGAATATTCAATGATATTAGATAATTAGACGCATACCAATGAACACAAGATTAGTCCTATTACAGTGGCACTGTATTTTCTACAGGAAGATAAAAACATCAACTTAAACCAGACAGAATTATTTAAGAGTCATCCCATTTAAATATCTAATTTTGAGCACATAAAACCTGCAAGAGAAATGTTAAATGTTGATGTTAACTGTCAACTTTTCAGTTGCTGTGAACTCAGGCTTATCTACAGAGGCTGGCATCAGACTGGGACAGAGGCTCCATGTGTAGACACACAAGACAGAGAGCTCAGTCACAGTTAGCAGATGGAGAACGAGGGCCATCAGGAGTTTGCTGCAATACAAACGACTCAGACAGGTGGGCCAAAGGATGCAGCAGTAAACGAGGGTGGGACAGATGGGGGAGTAGATGCTGCAGTAAAGACCCAGGCCAAAAACCTCTGCCTGCCACCTGGCtgtgtcagcacacacacacacacacacagatggggagggtggtggtggggcagTGGTCAGTTGTTGAAAACAGAAGAAGGAACCAGATGGCGGACCTGTTTCCAAGAAGTTTATAGCACAGTGACCAACTGAACTACAAGAGAGAGTTAATGTGGTATAATTTTCTTCACCATTTCAGCAGTATTCAATACAACACCCTTAGCCATCTCTAAGGCGTTGAAGTCAAATAGGGACATGACTTAACTTTTTATGTATTTTGAATATATTTTCTTGCATGACAATGACAGATTATTGTAGAATGTCCCTCATGTGGTGAGTAATATTTTCAAGTTTCAAATTAGACAACGTCATTGTTTTGGAGTGCAATCACTGCCACAGAACTGTGTTGTTCCAAACAAATCCAAGTCATTATGGAGCTACACAGAACCAAGAGAAGAAGCAGCCTGACTAAACCTGTTTAAAGAACTACAGGTCCTCCGTTTACTCCGTTTTCAGCACAAACAGAGCTACAAGCAAACATATTTAGTATTTTTAAGGAACATATAGTTTCACTAGTTTAAATCCCAACTCTGTTTGTTAGACATTGAAACTTACATTAAGCTGCTCTTGCGGCTCTGTGTGCTAGCCAGGTGAGAGTGCTGACACAGGTAGCGAGTGGAACGAGCCCCTACCTCTTGGTGCGGTTGCTGTGCGGAGAGCAGGGGGCCTCTGCTGTCTGCTCGGCTCGCTGCATTGCGCCGGTGCATCATGTGTAGGGCTCCCGTCCTTGCAGTGTGGCAGCAGCGCTGTCCAGAGCCAGCTCCTGAAAGATGACTAGAAGGAGGAGGGGTGCGACGCTGGAGAcagatcgtgtgtgtgtatttgtgtgtgtgtgtctgagtatgcACCCGAGTGGGGAGGGGCTTGGGGCTCGGGCGCGGATCGATTGGGAAGAACCTCCGCCACGTAGCAAGCCTGGCTCCCCTGCTGTGAAGAGACCTGTGCTTAGTCAGGCAAAAATTCCTGACAGA
This portion of the Alosa sapidissima isolate fAloSap1 chromosome 22, fAloSap1.pri, whole genome shotgun sequence genome encodes:
- the slc35f3a gene encoding putative thiamine transporter SLC35F3a — encoded protein: MQRAEQTAEAPCSPHSNRTKRGMRTAPDLSPRRLSDISPQLQQLKALVVVVDDDTKEELKSSRSVETINNTSIEERILRIAGYYGCSGEEASNDKAPLSKPDEFSMTSSGSQADVSKASRSRKLRCYTQIVMVHLQQALWGVAVTMCVCWSWCGSTQLAKVTLRRLNAPLTITWFSTSWNCLLFPLYYLGYLCCSAERQSPRQRFRECCRFLGDEGLTKRVLVGRVVPFGLLWTLTCYLYLQGLRMIPPTDASALFCCSRAFVFLLSWVVLQQRFMGVRIVAAILSIAGIVMMTYADGFHSYSVFGISLVVASASMAALYKVLFRLFLGSAKLGEAALYLSVLGGANLVFVGVVPLLLLLTGAEELGSLGDVPWACLCGAAALLLVFNFLMNFGVLITLPTLISLGVVLSVPVNAVIDRCASEVQFNSVRVIALSVIGVGFLLLLLPEDWDQSLLQLCSALHHYQQPPGGATDTCTETTHVLKSCPSKPASGH